From a region of the Acidicapsa acidisoli genome:
- a CDS encoding HigA family addiction module antitoxin yields MTITRPASGWNFSKPTTHPGEMLSKEFLKPLGITQNALAVKINVPATRIGEIIHGKRSVTPDTALRLARFFGNSPEFWLSLQQSYDLSKAKLELRKKIEAEVQTYVA; encoded by the coding sequence ATGACCATCACCAGGCCAGCAAGCGGATGGAACTTCAGCAAACCAACAACTCACCCAGGCGAAATGCTGAGCAAGGAGTTCCTGAAGCCTCTCGGAATTACCCAGAATGCGCTTGCGGTGAAGATCAATGTTCCTGCAACCCGTATCGGTGAAATCATTCACGGGAAACGATCTGTCACGCCGGACACAGCTCTTCGCCTGGCTCGCTTTTTTGGAAACAGCCCGGAATTCTGGCTAAGTCTTCAGCAGAGTTACGATCTCTCTAAAGCCAAGCTTGAACTGCGCAAGAAAATCGAGGCCGAGGTACAGACCTACGTAGCCTGA
- a CDS encoding DUF427 domain-containing protein, whose translation MAKAVWNGIVIAESESYETVEGNVYFPESSLKREFFRPSSTTSTCPWKGQARYYSLFSDGQENPDAAWYYPDPKPAARKIKNHVAFWRGVEVEK comes from the coding sequence ATGGCCAAGGCAGTATGGAACGGCATCGTCATTGCCGAAAGTGAAAGCTACGAAACGGTTGAAGGAAATGTGTACTTCCCGGAGTCGTCTTTGAAGCGGGAGTTTTTCCGTCCCAGTTCTACCACCTCGACTTGCCCCTGGAAGGGACAGGCGCGCTACTACTCTCTCTTCAGCGACGGTCAGGAGAATCCTGACGCCGCGTGGTACTATCCGGACCCAAAGCCGGCGGCGCGCAAGATCAAGAATCACGTCGCTTTCTGGCGGGGAGTGGAAGTCGAGAAGTAG
- the rimO gene encoding 30S ribosomal protein S12 methylthiotransferase RimO, whose product MSKLSTPTEAKLAPTVGFISLGCPKNLVDSEVMMGLLDRAGARLTSHPEDAEILVVNTCSFIDSAKQESVNTILEMVQHKTAGTAKRLIVAGCLVERYRNEIQKNIPEVDAVVGTGELEAILAAAGLNPIPAPASTSPFNILSASELVERAPSAVHKHSRPEGDLREEQGRFSREHWDGAIASLPNYLYSDETPRILTTPRSSAYIKIAEGCDHPCGFCIIPQLRGKFRSRRMSSVIAEAENLVKQGVREITLIGQDTTCYGEDLGLKDGLATLLEALAQIEGLKWLRFLYAYPNKVTTKLLETIARHDNIAKYLDVPLQHASPAVLKRMKRGGSGEIFLKMIEKARRIVPDLVLRTTFIVGFPGETDEDFQQLEDFVREAKIDWLGAFPYSDEEGSPAFELDAKVPKRTIESRRKRLMKLQQKISAERQQQWIGREFDLLVEGVSDETELLWQGRTMLHAPEIDGKVLINDFGLHETLVPGTFYRCEITESHHYDVVARIVE is encoded by the coding sequence GTGAGCAAACTTTCCACTCCCACGGAGGCGAAACTCGCCCCAACCGTGGGCTTTATTTCGTTGGGCTGTCCCAAAAATCTTGTCGACTCCGAAGTGATGATGGGGCTGCTGGACCGCGCCGGCGCGCGCTTGACAAGCCATCCCGAAGACGCCGAGATTCTGGTCGTAAACACCTGTTCCTTCATCGATTCCGCCAAGCAGGAGTCCGTCAACACCATCCTCGAAATGGTGCAGCACAAGACCGCCGGAACCGCGAAGCGCCTCATTGTCGCCGGATGCCTAGTCGAGCGCTACCGCAACGAAATCCAGAAAAACATCCCGGAAGTCGACGCGGTCGTCGGCACCGGCGAATTGGAAGCGATTCTCGCCGCCGCTGGCCTGAACCCAATTCCCGCTCCAGCCAGCACATCGCCCTTCAACATCCTGAGCGCCAGCGAACTAGTCGAACGAGCCCCCAGCGCCGTCCACAAGCATTCAAGGCCCGAAGGCGACCTGCGCGAAGAACAAGGCCGCTTCAGCCGCGAACACTGGGACGGAGCCATCGCCAGCCTGCCCAACTACCTCTACTCCGACGAGACGCCGCGCATCCTCACCACCCCGCGCTCGTCGGCCTACATCAAGATCGCCGAGGGCTGCGACCACCCCTGCGGCTTCTGCATCATCCCGCAGCTCCGCGGCAAGTTCCGTTCGCGTCGCATGTCGTCGGTCATCGCAGAAGCCGAAAACCTCGTCAAGCAGGGCGTCCGGGAAATCACCCTCATCGGCCAGGACACCACCTGCTACGGCGAAGACCTTGGACTGAAAGACGGTCTCGCCACGCTTCTCGAAGCCTTAGCCCAAATCGAAGGCCTCAAGTGGTTGCGCTTCCTATACGCCTATCCCAACAAGGTCACGACGAAGCTGCTCGAAACCATCGCCCGCCACGACAACATCGCCAAATACCTCGACGTACCGCTGCAACACGCCAGCCCGGCCGTCCTCAAGCGCATGAAGCGCGGCGGCAGCGGCGAAATCTTCCTCAAAATGATCGAGAAAGCCCGCCGCATCGTTCCCGATCTCGTCCTGCGCACCACGTTCATCGTCGGCTTCCCCGGCGAAACCGACGAAGACTTCCAGCAACTCGAAGACTTCGTCCGCGAAGCCAAAATCGACTGGCTCGGCGCATTCCCGTACTCCGACGAAGAAGGCTCACCCGCCTTTGAACTCGACGCCAAAGTTCCCAAGCGCACCATCGAGTCCCGCCGCAAGCGCCTCATGAAGCTCCAGCAGAAGATCAGCGCCGAACGCCAGCAACAGTGGATCGGCCGCGAATTCGACCTGCTCGTAGAAGGAGTCAGCGACGAAACCGAACTCCTCTGGCAAGGCCGCACCATGCTCCACGCCCCGGAGATCGATGGCAAAGTCCTCATCAACGACTTCGGTCTTCACGAGACGCTGGTCCCGGGCACCTTCTACCGCTGCGAAATCACCGAATCCCACCACTACGATGTAGTAGCCCGCATCGTCGAATAG
- the topA gene encoding type I DNA topoisomerase, which translates to MSKSLVIVESPAKAKTIGKYLGKEYEVQASIGHIMDLPKNDIGVELKKRTFEPTLIVSPGKEKLVDQLKKAALKADHIFLAPDPDREGEAIAYHLAIQLGVNAAQRKKIRRVTFNEITKKAVQDAFQHARAIDQDLVDAQQTRRVLDRLVGYQVSPLLWDKVRRGLSAGRVQTVAVRLIVEREREIGAFKPVEYWTLDAEVHPQGEKGKTFTARFVGVDGEPARVANGVDKDGKAQFIGSALPDEKSMNAVVAALDKARWTLASVQSKEQQRRPLSPFITSQLQRDASTKLGFNVRRTMGVAQRLYEGVEVGAEGTVGLITYMRTDSPRCSPESIEAARGWIKTTLGPKYLPAAPIAYKGKKDAQDAHEAIRPTDVNRTPESIARYLSDEQLKLYTLIWRRFVASQMTAAVYDVTTAKIAAASVKNSKTYDFRASGSVLRFDGFLKLYEVAEVAEDKKDDDEGSSQRLPNLDGVSRLENEKLNTKQSFTQPPPRYNEASLVKVLEERGVGRPSTYASIINTIQDREYVVKPGGTRGPFYPTEIGVVVCDLLVKNFPYIFDTAYTAKLELELDDIEEGKEKWTDLLKGFYGHFEEELKVAEKEMESIKAMEITTDEKCELCGSPLVLKWGKFGTFFACSAYNKKDKNSCTFTKENLAGKPDMNTPEAQEAEQNEEYCDNCGRVMVLRRGLFGPFMSCPGFNEDPPCKTIRKLSQKQQQKLNAPQPTGEECPLCGKELVLRNGAYGEFVSCSGYPKCKYVKQNLIEGMKCPKCGEGDLAERKARRGNMFWGCTNYPKCDFTSNYKPVAKKCPKCKSPYLLEKTLKSGVYLICPNSLKSAAEEAAPKKTVAAKKGAAAKKSTKAAAAKAVAAPVAIDCEYTKRIGDAPPPPTAETHGPVAESAGGLMAKKGESRELQPVS; encoded by the coding sequence ATGAGCAAATCACTGGTGATCGTCGAGTCTCCCGCCAAGGCGAAGACGATCGGGAAGTATCTTGGCAAGGAATATGAAGTGCAGGCGTCCATCGGTCACATCATGGACCTGCCTAAGAACGATATTGGCGTGGAACTGAAAAAGCGCACCTTCGAGCCGACGCTGATCGTCTCTCCGGGCAAGGAGAAGCTGGTTGATCAGCTGAAGAAGGCTGCGCTCAAGGCTGATCACATCTTTCTGGCGCCTGACCCGGATCGCGAAGGGGAGGCGATTGCGTACCATCTGGCGATCCAGCTTGGCGTCAACGCCGCGCAGCGCAAGAAGATCCGTCGCGTCACCTTTAACGAAATTACGAAAAAGGCGGTGCAGGACGCCTTCCAGCATGCCCGGGCTATCGATCAGGACCTGGTGGATGCGCAGCAGACTCGTCGTGTGCTGGATCGGCTGGTGGGCTACCAGGTTTCTCCGCTGCTCTGGGACAAGGTACGGCGCGGACTCTCGGCTGGCCGGGTGCAGACGGTGGCCGTGCGGCTGATTGTGGAGCGCGAGCGGGAGATTGGCGCGTTCAAGCCGGTCGAGTACTGGACGCTGGATGCGGAAGTTCATCCGCAGGGCGAGAAAGGCAAGACGTTCACGGCTCGGTTCGTGGGCGTGGACGGGGAGCCGGCGCGGGTTGCGAATGGCGTGGACAAGGACGGCAAGGCGCAGTTTATCGGGAGCGCGCTGCCGGACGAAAAGTCGATGAATGCGGTGGTTGCCGCTCTCGACAAGGCGCGCTGGACTCTGGCGTCGGTGCAGTCGAAGGAGCAGCAGCGCAGGCCGTTGTCGCCGTTCATTACGAGCCAGTTGCAGCGCGATGCTTCGACCAAGCTGGGTTTCAATGTTCGGCGCACGATGGGTGTGGCGCAGCGGCTGTATGAAGGCGTGGAAGTGGGCGCTGAGGGGACGGTGGGTTTGATCACCTACATGCGTACCGACTCGCCGCGCTGCTCGCCGGAGTCGATTGAGGCTGCGCGGGGTTGGATCAAGACCACGCTTGGGCCGAAGTATTTGCCTGCAGCACCGATTGCCTACAAAGGAAAGAAAGATGCGCAGGATGCGCATGAGGCGATCCGGCCGACGGATGTGAACCGGACGCCGGAATCGATTGCGCGCTACCTGAGCGATGAGCAATTGAAGCTGTATACGCTGATCTGGCGGCGGTTTGTGGCCTCGCAGATGACGGCGGCGGTTTATGACGTGACCACGGCGAAAATTGCCGCGGCTTCGGTGAAGAACTCCAAGACGTACGATTTTCGGGCCAGCGGCTCTGTGTTGCGGTTTGATGGATTTTTGAAGCTTTACGAAGTCGCGGAAGTTGCCGAGGACAAGAAGGACGACGATGAGGGTTCGTCGCAGAGACTGCCCAATCTGGATGGCGTGTCGCGGCTCGAAAACGAGAAGCTGAACACCAAGCAGAGCTTTACGCAGCCTCCTCCGCGTTATAACGAGGCCTCGCTGGTGAAGGTGTTGGAAGAGCGCGGCGTCGGGCGGCCTTCGACCTATGCTTCGATTATCAACACGATTCAGGACCGCGAATACGTGGTCAAGCCGGGCGGGACGCGCGGGCCGTTCTATCCAACCGAAATCGGCGTGGTGGTTTGCGATCTGCTGGTCAAGAATTTTCCTTACATTTTTGACACGGCGTACACGGCCAAGCTGGAACTGGAGTTGGACGACATTGAAGAGGGCAAGGAGAAGTGGACCGACCTTTTGAAGGGGTTCTATGGCCACTTTGAAGAGGAGTTGAAGGTCGCCGAGAAGGAGATGGAGTCCATCAAGGCGATGGAAATCACCACGGATGAGAAGTGCGAACTGTGCGGTTCGCCGCTGGTGTTGAAGTGGGGCAAGTTCGGCACCTTCTTTGCGTGCAGCGCTTACAACAAGAAGGACAAGAACAGCTGCACCTTTACCAAGGAGAATCTTGCCGGCAAGCCGGACATGAATACTCCGGAGGCGCAGGAGGCGGAGCAGAACGAAGAGTACTGCGACAACTGCGGGCGGGTGATGGTGCTGCGGCGCGGGCTGTTCGGGCCGTTCATGTCGTGCCCGGGCTTTAACGAAGATCCGCCGTGCAAGACGATTCGCAAGCTGAGCCAGAAGCAGCAGCAGAAGTTGAATGCGCCGCAGCCGACGGGCGAGGAGTGTCCGCTGTGCGGCAAAGAACTGGTGCTGCGTAATGGGGCGTATGGGGAGTTTGTATCCTGCTCAGGCTACCCGAAGTGCAAGTACGTGAAGCAGAACCTGATCGAAGGCATGAAGTGCCCTAAGTGCGGCGAGGGCGACCTGGCGGAACGCAAGGCGCGCCGGGGAAATATGTTCTGGGGTTGCACGAACTATCCGAAGTGCGACTTTACTTCGAACTACAAGCCTGTCGCCAAGAAATGCCCCAAGTGCAAGAGCCCATACCTGCTGGAGAAGACTCTCAAGTCCGGGGTCTACCTCATCTGCCCGAACAGTCTGAAGTCTGCGGCGGAGGAAGCAGCTCCGAAAAAAACCGTCGCGGCCAAGAAGGGCGCTGCGGCGAAAAAGTCCACCAAAGCTGCGGCTGCGAAGGCCGTTGCAGCGCCGGTGGCAATCGACTGCGAGTATACAAAGCGGATTGGGGATGCGCCTCCGCCGCCGACTGCCGAGACGCATGGGCCTGTCGCTGAGAGCGCAGGTGGCTTGATGGCAAAGAAGGGCGAAAGCCGCGAGTTGCAGCCGGTTTCGTGA
- a CDS encoding beta-ketoacyl-ACP synthase III has product MTPDSSQVFRGPHCTRVKISALGTYVPPKILTNADLEKMVETNDQWITERTGIKERHILDKGQGTSDMAAEAARRCLAARGIPATDVEAIIVGTVTPDMMFPSTACLVQDKIGAKGAWGFDVSAGCSGFVFALQAGAKLVESGAHKKVMVIGADANSTIVNYKDRTTCILFGDGAGAVLIEPAEEGEVGLIDFVHEIDGSGGPALNLAGGGSLHPASAETVASGMHFIHQDGQTVYKFAVRKMADATTRVLERNGVEGKDLGCFIPHQANKRIITATADRLGMDPSRVIINIEKYGNTSAGTIPLAMGTAVEEGKLKKGDLVLLAAAGAGFTVGAALLRWEI; this is encoded by the coding sequence TTGACCCCAGATTCGAGTCAGGTCTTCCGCGGCCCGCATTGCACACGAGTCAAAATCAGCGCACTCGGCACTTACGTTCCCCCAAAAATTCTGACCAATGCCGATCTCGAAAAGATGGTCGAGACCAACGACCAGTGGATTACCGAGCGCACGGGTATTAAAGAGCGCCACATTCTGGACAAGGGACAGGGAACTAGCGATATGGCGGCCGAGGCGGCGCGGCGCTGCCTCGCGGCTCGCGGGATTCCGGCGACGGATGTGGAAGCGATCATTGTTGGCACGGTTACGCCGGACATGATGTTTCCCTCGACGGCCTGCCTCGTGCAGGACAAGATCGGCGCGAAGGGTGCGTGGGGATTCGATGTCTCTGCCGGCTGCTCGGGGTTTGTGTTTGCCTTGCAGGCGGGCGCGAAGCTGGTGGAGAGCGGCGCGCACAAGAAGGTAATGGTGATCGGCGCGGATGCGAACTCGACGATCGTGAATTACAAGGACCGGACAACCTGCATTCTCTTTGGCGATGGCGCGGGCGCGGTGCTGATCGAGCCCGCGGAAGAAGGCGAAGTCGGGCTGATCGACTTTGTGCATGAGATTGATGGGTCTGGTGGTCCGGCGCTGAATCTGGCGGGCGGCGGTAGCCTTCATCCGGCATCTGCGGAGACGGTAGCCAGCGGGATGCACTTCATTCATCAGGATGGGCAGACGGTCTACAAATTTGCCGTGCGCAAGATGGCGGATGCGACCACGCGCGTGCTGGAGCGCAATGGCGTCGAAGGCAAGGATCTGGGTTGTTTCATTCCCCATCAGGCGAACAAGCGGATTATTACGGCGACAGCAGACCGACTGGGCATGGACCCTTCGCGGGTGATTATCAATATTGAGAAGTACGGCAATACTTCTGCTGGGACGATTCCGCTTGCGATGGGGACGGCTGTCGAAGAGGGCAAGCTGAAGAAGGGTGATCTCGTGCTGCTGGCTGCGGCTGGGGCTGGATTTACCGTCGGCGCGGCGTTGCTGCGCTGGGAAATTTAG
- a CDS encoding DUF6582 domain-containing protein, translating to MSKLDTKERKEIPAKEYAFPKEKKEPLENAAHVRNAIARFNQVEGVSEEERDAAWKRIKAAAKRFGVEMEESSRKELKPSKTKKS from the coding sequence ATGAGCAAACTAGACACTAAAGAGCGCAAGGAGATTCCGGCGAAGGAATATGCCTTTCCGAAGGAGAAAAAAGAGCCGCTTGAAAATGCTGCGCATGTGCGGAATGCCATTGCGCGTTTTAACCAGGTGGAAGGAGTTTCGGAAGAAGAGCGCGATGCTGCGTGGAAGCGAATCAAGGCTGCGGCGAAGCGGTTCGGTGTGGAGATGGAGGAGTCGAGCCGGAAGGAGCTGAAACCTTCGAAGACGAAGAAGAGTTAG
- a CDS encoding FTR1 family iron permease, translated as MRLEVAPRPFFLNRFALRVSVTAAALLVLILLIWQGITAAGNPDPTNYPSGSLAGVLDIAVLVFREGLECILILTAITASMTKSGEPHGYPVAAGVAVGMLATLATWFIAVGVVTDLTKSINALYIQAGTGLLAIIVLLVVMNWFFHKIYWTGWITHHNQRKRNLLENVQKGTASQRQVLLGMAALGFTSFYREGVEVVLFLQSYRLKLGGETVLYGVSVGLLFTGIVSALTFLAHRKLPYRRMLVLTGVMLGAVLLVMVGEQAQEMQLAHWLPTTTIPYLADKIPAWTSLWFSIFPTVETLAAQAVAAVLVLGSYLVARK; from the coding sequence ATGCGTCTAGAAGTGGCACCCAGGCCATTCTTTCTTAACAGATTTGCCCTGCGTGTGAGTGTTACGGCCGCTGCTCTTCTGGTTCTTATTTTGCTGATCTGGCAGGGAATCACTGCTGCCGGAAATCCTGATCCGACAAACTATCCGTCCGGTTCGCTTGCTGGGGTCCTCGACATCGCGGTTCTTGTCTTCCGTGAAGGGCTCGAATGCATTCTCATCCTTACTGCAATCACCGCCAGCATGACGAAGTCGGGTGAACCGCATGGGTATCCGGTGGCCGCAGGCGTAGCGGTGGGAATGCTTGCCACCTTGGCAACCTGGTTCATCGCGGTTGGCGTCGTCACAGATCTGACAAAAAGCATCAACGCACTCTACATCCAGGCAGGCACAGGTTTGCTTGCAATCATCGTGCTGCTCGTCGTCATGAACTGGTTCTTTCACAAGATCTACTGGACAGGCTGGATCACCCATCACAACCAGAGGAAGCGCAATCTGTTGGAGAATGTCCAGAAGGGAACCGCATCGCAGAGGCAGGTGCTTCTCGGAATGGCCGCGCTCGGCTTCACATCGTTCTATCGCGAAGGAGTTGAAGTCGTCCTGTTTCTGCAAAGCTACCGTTTGAAGCTCGGCGGCGAGACTGTGCTCTACGGCGTATCGGTCGGACTTCTCTTTACCGGAATCGTGTCGGCTCTAACCTTCCTCGCGCATCGCAAGCTACCTTATCGACGAATGCTGGTGTTGACGGGCGTCATGCTGGGCGCAGTTCTGCTGGTGATGGTGGGCGAACAAGCGCAGGAGATGCAATTAGCGCACTGGCTGCCGACCACAACCATTCCATACCTGGCAGACAAAATCCCTGCATGGACAAGTCTGTGGTTTTCAATCTTCCCCACTGTGGAGACGCTGGCCGCACAGGCTGTCGCCGCTGTGCTTGTGCTCGGCTCCTATCTCGTTGCACGCAAATAG
- the dprA gene encoding DNA-processing protein DprA, producing MTTAPNVPVSGAALDEDRLALLALALAPGLGPRRILDAMRQLEAPSQIFGMPLTAIEALKFPAISAQYVFDGKARAGAEQEWNRAREQGVELVTLACPQYPERLKEIYDPPPVLWVRGNAGLLARPSIAVVGTRHPTPYGTGIAEMLARDLSARGMLIVSGMARGIDTAAHKGTLAAGKPTVAVWGTGADVIYPKENKRLAEDILAMGGAIVSELPLGTFPAPQNFPRRNRIISGLSIGVLVVEASEHSGTRVTARCAADQGRDVFAVPGNVTSKNSWTPNTLIKQGAQLTATWEDVWEVLSSQVRLELESGWAVESGSESKAAAGASLLPDPAIGANEAIVLEVLRQDAALQIDEILELCETQLTSSEVFTALFELELAGRIRSMPGKNYVRSF from the coding sequence ATGACGACTGCGCCGAATGTGCCCGTATCGGGTGCTGCCCTTGATGAAGATCGCCTTGCCCTGCTTGCTCTTGCGCTCGCGCCAGGGCTTGGACCTCGCCGTATTTTGGATGCGATGCGGCAGTTGGAGGCGCCGAGCCAGATTTTTGGGATGCCGCTGACGGCGATTGAGGCGCTCAAATTTCCGGCTATCTCGGCGCAGTATGTATTTGACGGCAAGGCCCGCGCGGGAGCCGAGCAGGAATGGAACCGTGCGCGGGAGCAGGGAGTTGAGCTGGTGACTCTGGCATGCCCTCAGTATCCGGAGCGGCTGAAGGAGATTTACGATCCTCCGCCAGTGCTCTGGGTGCGCGGGAATGCCGGTCTGCTGGCGCGGCCATCGATTGCGGTTGTGGGAACGCGGCATCCGACGCCTTATGGGACGGGGATTGCGGAGATGCTGGCAAGGGATCTTTCTGCGCGCGGGATGCTGATTGTGAGCGGCATGGCGCGGGGGATCGACACGGCTGCGCACAAGGGAACTCTGGCGGCGGGCAAGCCTACGGTAGCGGTCTGGGGGACGGGCGCGGATGTGATCTATCCCAAAGAAAACAAGCGGCTTGCCGAGGATATTCTGGCGATGGGCGGGGCCATTGTCTCGGAGTTGCCGCTGGGGACATTTCCCGCGCCGCAGAATTTTCCCCGGCGCAACCGAATCATCTCCGGGCTTAGCATTGGCGTGCTGGTGGTGGAGGCGAGCGAGCACTCGGGGACGCGGGTGACGGCGCGTTGCGCGGCGGATCAGGGGCGGGATGTTTTTGCCGTGCCGGGGAATGTTACGAGCAAGAATTCGTGGACTCCCAATACGCTGATCAAGCAGGGCGCGCAGCTTACGGCGACCTGGGAGGACGTGTGGGAGGTATTGTCGTCGCAGGTTCGCCTGGAGCTGGAGTCAGGATGGGCGGTTGAATCCGGATCTGAATCGAAAGCGGCGGCGGGTGCATCTCTTCTGCCTGACCCGGCAATCGGGGCCAACGAAGCCATTGTGCTGGAGGTGCTTCGCCAGGATGCCGCGCTTCAGATCGATGAGATTCTCGAACTGTGCGAGACGCAACTCACGTCCTCTGAGGTTTTTACGGCCTTATTCGAGCTGGAGTTGGCAGGGCGGATTCGCTCGATGCCGGGCAAGAATTATGTCCGGAGTTTCTGA
- a CDS encoding type II toxin-antitoxin system RelE/ParE family toxin yields the protein MIQSFRDDDTRELFESRTNRRWATIRTVACRKLDQLHAAINLEDLRIPPNNRLEALKKDRLGQFSIRINDQYRICFLWNEDGAHEVEITDYH from the coding sequence ATGATTCAGAGCTTTAGAGACGATGATACGAGGGAACTTTTTGAATCTCGCACCAATCGGCGATGGGCGACAATCAGAACGGTAGCGTGCCGAAAGCTCGATCAGCTCCATGCAGCAATCAACCTTGAGGATTTGCGCATTCCGCCGAACAACAGGCTGGAGGCTCTGAAGAAAGATCGTCTTGGACAGTTCAGCATCCGAATCAACGATCAATACCGTATATGCTTCCTCTGGAATGAAGATGGGGCGCACGAAGTCGAAATCACTGACTATCACTGA
- a CDS encoding DUF4136 domain-containing protein, whose translation MNIRTLLAVPALCAAMIIPAYADHVTVDYNHSTNFTRIKTYSWAEVHTSNSIWDARVKEAIDKQLSAKGWVQVPTGGDVALVAVEKVQVEQQYDTMYAGMGGRFGGGMGDSTSSVDSYKVGTLVVSILDTQSRNLIWKGTSVSDLMGNPEKTTKKLDTDVQKMFKKFPTQSAS comes from the coding sequence ATGAATATTCGGACTCTGTTGGCGGTGCCTGCGCTGTGCGCGGCAATGATCATTCCTGCCTATGCCGATCACGTGACGGTCGATTACAACCATTCCACGAACTTCACCAGAATCAAAACGTATTCGTGGGCAGAAGTTCACACCAGCAACTCGATTTGGGATGCACGCGTGAAGGAAGCTATCGATAAGCAATTGTCGGCTAAAGGGTGGGTCCAGGTGCCCACCGGTGGAGATGTTGCGCTCGTGGCTGTGGAGAAGGTGCAAGTTGAGCAGCAGTACGACACGATGTATGCCGGCATGGGAGGACGCTTTGGTGGCGGAATGGGAGATTCGACTTCCTCCGTCGATAGCTATAAGGTTGGCACCCTGGTTGTAAGCATCCTGGACACCCAATCCAGAAATTTGATCTGGAAGGGAACCTCGGTTAGCGATCTTATGGGTAACCCGGAAAAAACCACAAAGAAACTCGATACAGACGTGCAGAAGATGTTTAAGAAGTTTCCGACACAGTCCGCCTCCTGA
- a CDS encoding DUF4760 domain-containing protein — translation MQQGLATSADGELILKLYELRTEAVMRQARAWITGEFWPTTAEEFFVVLNDFGSQKSCYLRQVVTYWEMAASLVLHGSLSADLFVDCNPEPFFILAKLAHILPAIHEKLPTYFSKTLQLIEISQPAAARYELARKNVAARLEARKAS, via the coding sequence ATGCAGCAGGGATTGGCAACCAGCGCCGATGGCGAACTGATACTCAAACTCTATGAACTGCGGACCGAAGCAGTGATGCGTCAGGCGCGGGCTTGGATCACGGGCGAGTTCTGGCCGACTACGGCTGAGGAGTTTTTTGTCGTTCTGAATGACTTTGGATCGCAAAAGAGCTGCTATTTGCGGCAGGTAGTGACGTACTGGGAGATGGCTGCTTCTCTGGTGTTGCACGGGTCGCTTTCCGCGGATTTGTTTGTGGATTGCAATCCGGAGCCATTTTTCATTCTGGCCAAACTGGCGCACATTCTGCCGGCAATTCACGAGAAATTGCCTACTTACTTCTCGAAGACCCTGCAACTGATCGAGATTTCCCAGCCGGCAGCGGCGCGTTATGAATTGGCGCGAAAGAACGTTGCAGCACGGCTGGAGGCGCGCAAGGCAAGCTAA
- a CDS encoding menaquinone biosynthetic enzyme MqnA/MqnD family protein yields the protein MNKFSVERSGPAAEASKLRIAAIRFLNPAPLMWDFEHEPHKSELAASYQLELMLPSACAERLALSIDHPQAADIGLVPVAALATTPGLRIIPGCVIASKRKVRSILLVRRASQPLAEIRTIAADTSSRASIAYTQILFRRWWNPETVFLPHRPDLDPMLEAADAALLIGDPALFALEERQNREERDGEELVYHDIAEEWIKLTGKPWVAAVWAIRQASLEASGRTLEEISADFTASRDRGLANIETLVEEWSSKLPIPSNTIRTYLTSNIYYYLDTECQAGLSRFYELAAETGVLPQFSF from the coding sequence GTGAATAAGTTTTCCGTAGAACGCTCCGGTCCGGCCGCCGAAGCATCAAAATTACGCATCGCTGCAATCCGTTTCCTCAATCCAGCCCCGCTCATGTGGGATTTCGAGCACGAGCCGCACAAAAGCGAACTCGCCGCCAGCTACCAGCTTGAACTGATGCTCCCCTCAGCCTGCGCCGAGCGCCTCGCCCTATCTATCGACCATCCCCAGGCAGCCGACATCGGCCTCGTCCCCGTCGCGGCGCTGGCCACCACGCCCGGCCTTCGGATCATCCCCGGCTGCGTGATCGCGTCAAAGCGCAAAGTCCGCTCGATTCTTCTCGTCCGCCGCGCCAGCCAGCCGCTCGCGGAAATCAGAACCATCGCCGCAGACACCTCCTCGCGAGCATCCATCGCCTACACGCAAATCCTCTTTCGCCGCTGGTGGAACCCCGAAACCGTCTTCCTTCCCCACCGCCCCGACCTCGACCCGATGCTCGAAGCCGCCGACGCCGCCCTGCTCATCGGCGACCCCGCATTATTCGCCCTGGAAGAGCGGCAAAACCGCGAAGAACGAGACGGCGAAGAACTCGTCTACCACGACATCGCCGAAGAGTGGATCAAATTGACGGGCAAACCCTGGGTAGCCGCCGTCTGGGCTATCCGCCAAGCCTCGCTCGAAGCCAGCGGTCGCACATTGGAAGAAATCTCCGCCGACTTCACCGCCTCTCGCGACCGCGGCCTCGCCAACATCGAAACCCTGGTAGAAGAGTGGAGCTCAAAGCTGCCAATCCCATCCAACACAATCCGCACCTATCTAACCAGCAATATTTACTACTATCTGGACACAGAGTGTCAGGCGGGCCTCAGTCGCTTCTACGAACTCGCAGCAGAAACAGGCGTCCTGCCACAATTCAGCTTCTAA